From Pararhodobacter zhoushanensis, the proteins below share one genomic window:
- the idi gene encoding isopentenyl-diphosphate Delta-isomerase: MQQDIPVWIDGALRPMDKLTVHQRGLKHPAVSIFVVAGGRLLIQRRALAKYHTPGLWANTCCTHPLWGETPLDCAQRRLEQELGLTGVALQHRGVVEYRAPVGHTMIEHEVVDLFLGICDAEPALTPNPDEVMDTRWIDTAELHDQLAQRPQDFTPWLRIYLAEHADLVLAGF, translated from the coding sequence ATGCAACAGGACATTCCCGTCTGGATCGACGGCGCGTTGCGCCCGATGGACAAGCTGACCGTGCATCAGCGCGGGCTGAAACACCCTGCCGTGTCGATCTTTGTCGTCGCCGGGGGGCGCTTGCTGATCCAGCGACGCGCTTTGGCCAAGTACCATACGCCGGGCCTTTGGGCGAACACCTGCTGCACGCATCCGCTGTGGGGCGAAACGCCGCTCGATTGCGCCCAGCGGCGGTTGGAGCAGGAACTGGGGCTGACCGGCGTGGCCCTGCAGCACCGTGGTGTCGTGGAATACCGCGCGCCGGTGGGTCACACGATGATCGAGCATGAGGTGGTCGATCTGTTCCTCGGCATCTGTGACGCCGAACCGGCGCTGACCCCCAATCCCGATGAAGTCATGGACACCCGCTGGATCGACACCGCCGAACTGCACGACCAGCTCGCTCAGCGCCCGCAGGACTTCACCCCGTGGCTGCGCATCTATCTGGCCGAGCACGCCGATCTGGTGCTCGCCGGATTCTAG
- a CDS encoding GumC family protein — translation MGPIQNLHEILSWMRRRWRIVVLLTVLGTVAGLYMALKTERVYSASAVIQVINPVIVAPTEGGATAATPDLTRRVQVIEQRLMSREALLDLAQRYDLFDGAPLGPVEQVGILRANLSITSIAAAQQGFTRDGSLSALIVSAQDDDPETAAAIANELAESMVQQSLDARQTNAQQALDFFRSEEQRLETGIQGLENEIARFRSDNEGFLPDAVTQRRDEQARLQENLLALRALISAKRAEIAAQDSSSTRAITRRQIAQLTEELSQLTDQQDIMTARIAEIQALLIRAPEFEQQVIAMNRRMEQLQAQLTAAADRRREAELGARIEDDQQAERFELLERALVPQYPVSRSRKKVAVMGVAGGIFLGILLAYALEWMNPVIRTAQRMERDLQLRPVVSIPYAMPVRERRRRQMIWAFGGLVLIGVGLIAALVFSGMI, via the coding sequence ATGGGACCGATTCAGAACCTGCACGAAATCCTCAGCTGGATGCGCCGCCGCTGGCGCATTGTGGTGCTGCTGACGGTGCTGGGCACGGTTGCGGGCCTGTACATGGCGCTGAAAACCGAGCGGGTCTATTCCGCCAGCGCGGTGATTCAGGTGATCAACCCGGTCATCGTCGCCCCGACCGAGGGCGGTGCCACTGCGGCCACCCCCGACCTGACGCGCCGCGTGCAGGTGATTGAACAACGGCTGATGTCGCGTGAGGCGCTGCTTGATCTGGCACAGCGCTATGACCTGTTCGACGGCGCGCCCCTTGGCCCGGTTGAGCAGGTCGGCATCCTGCGCGCGAACCTCTCGATCACCTCGATTGCCGCCGCCCAGCAGGGCTTTACCCGCGACGGCTCGCTGTCGGCGCTGATCGTTTCCGCGCAGGATGATGATCCTGAAACCGCGGCCGCTATCGCCAATGAACTGGCCGAATCCATGGTCCAGCAAAGCCTTGATGCCCGCCAGACCAACGCCCAGCAGGCGCTGGATTTCTTCCGCTCGGAAGAGCAGCGGCTGGAAACCGGCATTCAGGGGCTTGAGAATGAAATCGCCCGCTTCCGCTCTGACAATGAGGGTTTTCTGCCCGATGCGGTAACGCAGCGCCGTGACGAACAGGCCCGGCTTCAGGAGAACCTGCTGGCCCTGCGCGCTTTGATCAGCGCCAAGCGGGCAGAGATCGCGGCGCAGGACTCCAGCTCGACCCGCGCGATAACCCGCCGGCAGATCGCCCAGTTGACCGAAGAGTTAAGCCAGCTGACCGATCAGCAAGACATCATGACCGCCCGTATCGCCGAAATTCAGGCGCTGCTGATCCGCGCGCCTGAATTCGAGCAGCAGGTCATCGCCATGAACCGCCGGATGGAGCAACTGCAAGCCCAGCTCACCGCCGCCGCCGACCGCCGCCGTGAGGCAGAACTGGGCGCCCGGATCGAAGATGACCAGCAGGCCGAACGCTTCGAGCTGCTCGAACGCGCGCTGGTGCCGCAATACCCGGTTTCGCGCAGCCGCAAGAAGGTGGCGGTGATGGGCGTCGCCGGGGGCATTTTTCTGGGCATCCTGCTGGCCTATGCGCTGGAATGGATGAACCCGGTGATCCGCACCGCCCAGCGCATGGAGCGCGATCTGCAACTGCGCCCGGTGGTATCGATCCCCTATGCCATGCCGGTTCGTGAACGGCGCAGGCGTCAGATGATCTGGGCCTTCGGCGGACTGGTGCTGATCGGCGTCGGGCTGATCGCCGCTTTGGTGTTTTCAGGGATGATCTGA
- a CDS encoding CpsD/CapB family tyrosine-protein kinase: protein MVNTRILEQRLGWRSTEEGAEPTPPTRAIGHAPMLQGRINGARRSAPSAQRRAEVEDIWASLPLILDSVDHLTTKGKTPSFARGTASGTAMDQLRTQLMRVIADKGWKRIGISSPSRGAGRSFVAAGLAASIARLETARVLLIDADLEEPGLHALLGLTPAGPLESLLAGTTEPEHQLQRIGSSLAVALNSAAVRQGSERMMAPEAILALRAMIDCIAPDVVIHDLPPLLSDPVTPALLPQLDAVLLVADGLRTTPADILESERLLEGLVPLLGVVLNKSEDRDPRAARRRS from the coding sequence ATGGTCAACACGCGTATTCTTGAACAACGGCTGGGTTGGCGCTCGACGGAAGAGGGCGCCGAACCCACACCGCCGACCCGCGCCATCGGTCACGCGCCGATGCTGCAAGGCCGGATCAACGGCGCTCGCCGCTCTGCCCCCAGCGCCCAGCGCCGGGCCGAGGTCGAGGATATCTGGGCCAGCCTGCCGCTGATCCTGGACTCGGTCGATCACCTGACCACCAAGGGCAAAACCCCGTCCTTTGCACGCGGCACCGCATCGGGCACCGCCATGGACCAGCTGCGCACACAACTGATGCGCGTCATCGCCGACAAGGGCTGGAAACGCATCGGTATTTCCTCGCCGTCCCGCGGGGCAGGGCGCAGCTTTGTCGCCGCCGGGCTTGCCGCCAGCATCGCCCGTCTGGAAACCGCCCGTGTTCTGCTGATCGATGCCGATCTGGAAGAACCGGGTCTGCACGCCTTGCTGGGTCTGACCCCGGCCGGCCCGCTGGAATCACTGCTTGCGGGCACCACCGAGCCCGAGCATCAGCTGCAACGCATCGGCTCGTCGCTGGCCGTGGCGCTGAACAGCGCCGCTGTGCGGCAAGGGTCGGAACGGATGATGGCACCAGAGGCCATTCTCGCCCTGCGTGCGATGATCGACTGTATCGCGCCTGATGTGGTGATCCATGACCTGCCGCCCCTGCTGTCGGACCCTGTCACCCCCGCGCTGCTGCCGCAGCTTGATGCGGTGCTGCTGGTCGCTGATGGCCTGCGGACGACCCCCGCCGATATTCTGGAAAGCGAGCGCCTGCTTGAAGGGCTGGTGCCGCTGCTGGGCGTCGTGCTGAACAAATCCGAAGATCGTGACCCGCGCGCCGCGCGGCGTCGGAGCTGA
- a CDS encoding M20 family metallopeptidase encodes MTRATTLTAARAFVISGGFAAELAPRIAIRSESPRADALADHLLYLNGEMRPLLEGMGFTVTLIDNPVLPRLPAIIAQRIEDPALKTVLLYGHGDVLWGMEGDWKDGRSPWVLDQAEGRLYGRGTVDNKGQHALNLAALRIVLRARGRLGFNVKLLLEMGEECGSPGLNEMAVAHQEALAADCLIASDGPRAGSKTPTVFLGARGAATFTLTCALREGGHHSGNWGGLLVNPGLRLAQALSVITDPMGKILIPDWVPQEVAADVRSALQAIEMEVNPGDPLTDPAWGEPGLTGAAQTCGWCNFEVLAYLCGRPEAPVNAIPGSAMATCQLRYTVDIDSARILPALREHLDAHGFQDVVIEPQGDGFDKATRTSSDNDWVRLVLASIEKTLGRPPALQPNFGGSLPNPVFADTLGLPTIWIPHSHPACSQHAPNEHMLLSAAEEGIAMMAGLFWDLGGA; translated from the coding sequence ATGACCCGAGCCACCACCCTCACCGCCGCCCGCGCCTTCGTCATCAGCGGCGGGTTTGCCGCCGAGCTGGCACCGCGCATCGCCATCCGCTCGGAAAGCCCGCGCGCCGATGCCTTGGCTGATCATCTGCTCTATCTGAACGGTGAGATGCGCCCGTTGCTGGAGGGGATGGGCTTTACCGTCACCCTGATCGACAACCCCGTTCTGCCCCGCCTGCCCGCGATCATCGCGCAGCGGATCGAAGATCCGGCGTTGAAAACCGTGCTGCTGTACGGGCATGGCGATGTGCTGTGGGGGATGGAGGGCGACTGGAAGGACGGGCGCAGCCCCTGGGTGCTGGATCAGGCGGAGGGGCGGCTTTACGGGCGCGGGACGGTGGACAACAAGGGCCAGCACGCGCTGAACCTTGCGGCGTTGCGCATCGTGTTACGGGCGCGGGGGCGGTTGGGGTTCAACGTCAAACTGCTGCTGGAGATGGGCGAGGAATGCGGCTCGCCCGGATTGAATGAGATGGCTGTCGCGCATCAGGAGGCGCTGGCTGCCGATTGCCTGATCGCCTCGGACGGGCCGCGCGCCGGATCGAAGACGCCGACGGTGTTTCTGGGCGCGCGCGGGGCGGCGACGTTTACACTGACCTGTGCGCTGCGCGAGGGCGGGCATCATTCAGGAAACTGGGGCGGGTTGCTGGTGAACCCCGGTCTGCGGCTGGCGCAGGCTTTGTCGGTGATCACCGATCCGATGGGCAAGATCCTGATCCCTGATTGGGTGCCTCAAGAGGTTGCCGCTGATGTCCGCTCTGCGCTGCAAGCCATTGAAATGGAGGTCAATCCGGGCGATCCCCTGACCGATCCGGCCTGGGGGGAACCCGGTCTGACCGGCGCGGCGCAAACCTGCGGCTGGTGCAATTTCGAGGTGCTGGCGTATCTTTGTGGCCGCCCCGAAGCGCCGGTGAACGCCATCCCCGGTTCGGCGATGGCCACCTGCCAGCTGCGCTATACCGTCGATATCGACAGCGCGCGTATCCTGCCTGCTCTGCGCGAGCATCTGGATGCGCACGGGTTTCAGGACGTGGTGATCGAGCCGCAAGGCGACGGTTTCGACAAGGCCACCCGCACCAGTTCGGACAATGATTGGGTACGGCTGGTGCTCGCCTCGATCGAGAAAACGCTGGGTCGCCCCCCTGCCCTGCAACCGAATTTCGGCGGTTCGCTGCCCAATCCGGTGTTCGCCGATACGCTGGGCCTGCCGACAATCTGGATCCCCCATTCGCACCCGGCCTGTTCGCAGCACGCGCCCAATGAGCACATGCTGCTGAGCGCGGCAGAGGAAGGCATCGCGATGATGGCCGGTCTGTTCTGGGATCTGGGCGGGGCCTAG